In Salinibaculum sp. SYNS191, the genomic window CCTTTTTCGCCACGCAGTCGGTACGGCGGGTATGAACGAGGGCTGGTACGTCGGAGTGGACCCCGACGACACCGACGCGGCGGCCGCGGCGATACGGGACGGCTCTGCCTCCGGACCCGCCGACTGGCCGTCCCGCGCCGTCGAGGACGGGTTCGCCGCGAACGCCGAGGAGTACTACGACACCCTGCACGCGGCCGCGATGCACGCCACGCGCGAGGCGGTCAGGGACGCAGAGCGCAGCGACGACCAGCAGTTGATTCACGCCCTTCGGGCGATGGACGACTGCGACCGCCAGGCCAACGAACTGGCCGAGCGCGTCGCCGAGTGGGCCGGTAGCCGGTACGACGACGCCGGGACGGGCGTCGAGTACGCCCGGGAACTGGCACAGCGAGCGCCGGAGTCGCCGGCCGACGAGCGACTGCGGGCGCTGGCCCGACGCGTCGCCGACCTGGCGGACGAAGGCGACGCACTGAGGGGCTTCATCGAGCGCACCACGCCGCAGGTCGCCCCGAACCTCGCCGAACTCGCGGGGCCCGTCCTGGCGGCCCGCCTCATCGCGCTGGCTGGTGGCCTGGAACCGCTGGCGAAGAAACCCTCGGGCACGCTCCAGGTGCTCGGGGCGGAGGACGCGCTGTTTGCACACCTGCAGGGCGGCGCGCCGTCCCCGAAACACGGCGTCATCTACACCCACGAGTACGTCCGGACGACGCCGAAAGCGAATCGCGGGTCGGCGGCACGCGCCCTCGCCGGGAAACTCAGCATCGCGGCGCGGGTCGACCACTACAGCGGGGACCTGCGGCCGTCGCTGGCGGAGGAACTGGCCGACCGCATGGAGCGCATCCGCGCTCGTGATTCGCAGTGACGCTCCCGGCTGGCGTGCAGCGCCGGGACATCGGCGGACAGACCGTCCTGGCGACGCGCGGCGAGCGGGTCTCCGAGGAGGCGACCGACGGGGAGTGGCGCGAGTGGGACCCGCGGCGGTCGAAACTCGGGGCGATGCTGGAACACGGCCTCGACACGGGGCTCGACGGTGACGAGACGGTGCTGTACCTCGGTGCCGCCGCGGGGACGACAGCGAGTCACGTCGCGGACTTCGCCGGCCCGACCTACGCGGTGGAGTTCGCGCCGCGGCCGGCGCGTGACCTCCTCGACGTGGCCGCGGTCCGCCCGAACCTGTTCCCCCTGCTCAAGGACGCCCGCAAACCGGAGACGTACGCCCACGTCGTCGAGCCGGTCGACGCCATCGTCCAGGACGTGGCGACGCGGGGACAGGCGACGGTCGCGCTGGCGAACCGGCAGTTCCTGCACGACGACGGACGACTCCTGCTGGCGGTGAAGGCACGCAGCGAGGACGTCACGGCCGACCCCGTGACTGTCTTCGACGACGTGCGCGACCAGCTCAGGGAGGGCTACGAGGTGCTCGCAAGCACGCGATTGGAGCCGTTCCACGACGACCACCTCGGTGTCGTGGCCCGACCACGCTGAGTCGTCGCCGCCTGACACGGGCGGAGGTGCTGGCAGATATGTTTCCCATCGTCGGACTTATTAATTAGACTCGTCTAATTCGAGACGAGAATGGGCAGGCTGAACCAGGGGAGAGTGTAACGGATGGCGGGATTCGTCGAGATACTGGTGGTCGCCTTCGTCGCCCAGCTGGCGGTGCTCCCGGGGGAGAAGGTGCAGTTCATCATCGCGGGACTGTCGACGCGGTTCAACCCGTTCGTCGTCGTCGCGGCCGCGGGAACGGCCTTCGCCGGGTGGACGGCCCTCGAAATCGTCGTCGGGGACGCCATCCAGGGGCTGCTCCCGGGTGTCGTCCTCACTCTCGTGAGTGCCGTGCTGTTTCTCGTGTTCGCTGTCATGCTCTACCGGTCGGCACCGGCAGAGGGCGGAACGGCGACGACGACCGACGGCGGGTACACGGAGTTCGCCGGCAACCGCGAGTACTCCATCGGCGGCTTCGAACTCCCGCAGTCCGTCGCCACGTTCGTCGGCATCTTCTCGATGATGGCGGTGGGCGAGTTCGGCGACAAGACCCAGGTCGTCACCTTCACGCTGGCGCTGGAGTACGGCGCGACGCCGGCCATCTGGGCCGGCGAGATGCTCGCCATCATCCCGGTGAGCCTCGCGAACGCGCTGTTTTTCCACCGGTTCGCCCACAAACTCAACCTCAGGAAGGCCCACTTCGTCGCCGCCGGCCTGTTCCTCTTTTTCGGCCTCGACACCCTGCTGTCCGTCGCGACGGGGTTCTCCGTCTGGGAGACGCTGGTCGACGCGCTCGCCGCTATCGTCCTCTCCTTCGGGTGACCGCAGGTATCACGGACCTCGGGTCACGCCGGTAGCGACCTGTCCTTCGAGGTCGGTGACGCGACGAGCGCACACGTCAGACTCCAGCGCGGCGACGCCGGGTAACACGCGGACCGCCACGCACAAAGCCGACCGGCCCCAGGACACGCCTGATGGACGAGACGGACGCCGACACGTTCGGGAGCCTCCCCGTCGACGCGGTCCGGGAGGCGCTGGTGGGGTGGTACGAGGCCGACCACCGGTCGTTCCCCTGGCGGGAGACCACCGACCCCTACGAGATTCTGGTCTCGGAGGTCATGAGCCAGCAGACCCAACTCGGCCGCGTCGTCGACGCCTGGGAGGCGTTTCTCGACCGGTGGCCGACCGCCGCGGCCCTGGGCGACGCCGACCGCAGCGAGGTGGTGGGGTTCTGGACCGACCACAGCCTCGGCTACAACAACCGCGCGAAGTACCTCCACGAGGCCGCCCGACAGGTCGAGACCGAGTTCGACGGCGAGTTCCCGACCGACCCCGACGGCCTCTCCGAACTGATGGGTGTCGGCCCCTACACCGCCAACGCCGTCGCCAGTTTCGCGTTCGACAACGGGGACGCCGTGGTCGACACCAACGTCAAGCGAGTCCTCTACCGCGCCTTCGACGTCCCGGACGACGACGCGGCGTTCGAGACGGCCGCGCGGGAACTGATGCCCGACGGCGAGTCGCGAGTCTGGAACAACGCCATCATGGAACTGGGCGGCGTCGCCTGCGAGAAGACGCCCCGGTGTGACGAGGCAGGGTGTCCCTGGCGGGAGTGGTGTCACGCCTACGGGACGGGCGATTTCACCGCACCTGACGTGCCGATGCAACCGACCTTCGAGGGGAGCAGACGGCAGATGCGGGGGCGCGTCGTCGCGGCGCTGAAGGAGTACGATGAACTGGCGCTGGACGACCTCGGGCCGCGGGTTCGCGTCGACTACGCCCCTGACGGCGAATACGGCCGAGAGTGGCTCCTGGGGCTGCTGGAGGACCTTGCAGCCGACGGGCTGGTGGATGTCGACCGCGGCGGCGACCAACCGGCCGCCCGTCTGCAGAAGTGAGCGTGGCCGGGAAGCAGAGAGGGAGCGAGGCGGAGAAGGGACAGACCGGCGTCAGTCCTGCCCGTCGAGAAGTTGCCCGTCCGCGTCGATTTCCCCGTTCCTGATGCGCGTGCTGCTGATGCGCGTGCCGTCCTCGGCGATGACGAAGGGGGCAGTGTGGACCTCCAGCGGGTGGAGCCCGTCTTCGACGCGGCGCTCGTTGAGTTCGTGGGCGCGCTTCTGGGCCTTGGCCTCCGGCGAGACGACGAGCGCGTCGATGTCCGAGCGCGTCGCCGCGGGGCCGTGCGTGTTGGTCAGCTTGATGATGTCGTACGTCGCGTCGTAGGCGTCGCTGACACGGCCAAGTTCGGCGTCCAGCGTGTCGTGGCGCTTCTCGTATGGGCCGAGGAGAGTGGAATGTGACGGGTCGCTCCGGGTCTCCTTGGCGAGGTCGGTCGCCGTCAGTCCAACGATGACGTGCCCGTCGCCGTCGTGGCCGTGGGTGGCAGCCTGGAACGCGGTGTGCAGGAGGGCGCGGTGCCCGTTGTGGATGGGTGTGAACGTCCCACCGAGGATTGCAGTTCGTGCCGTGTCCGACATAGGGCCCCATTTGACACCCACCTTGGTATACCCATGGGATTGCCGTTCGTCCGGGCGGCCGACGGCCGAGGACTGCCTGCATTTACGGTCCCAGGCGACGAAGTGGCTACTATGCGAGGGATTCGGGTCGGCTCTGCTTTCGGCATCCCGATCAAACTCAACTGGTCGTTCCTGCTCATCCTCCCGCTGTTTGCAGTGTTCATCGCCATCGACATCGACCAGCTCGTCCTGGTCATAAACCAGGTGTTCGGTACGAGCCTGTCCGAGTCGGCGGTGACGGACGGCTCGCTGCCGTGGATACTCGGGTTCGCCTCGGCGACGGGGCTGTTCGTCGGCGTGTTGCTCCACGAGTTCGGCCACTCGCTGGTCGCGATGCGCTACGGCTACGCCATCGACTCCATCACGCTCTGGCTGCTCGGCGGGATGGCGAGTTTCGCGGAGTTCCCGGAGGACTGGCGACACGAGTTCTGGATATCGATCGCCGGCCCGGTGGTGAGCGTGCTCGTCGGTATGGGCTCCTACGCCGCGTTCGTCCTGCTCCCAGCGTCGGCCACGCCGCTGCGGTTCGTCTTCGGCTACCTCACCATCCTCAACGTCGTCCTCGCCGTCTTCAACCTCCTGCCAGCGTTCCCGATGGACGGCGGTCGCATACTCCGTGCGCTGCTCGCCCGGTCCCGGTCGCACGCGCAGGCGACTCAGCTGGCCGCGGAAGTCGGGAAGCTGTTCGCGTTCCTGATGGGTATCTTCGGCCTCTTTTTCAACTGGTTTCTCATCCTGCTCGCCTTCTTCATCTACATCGCCGCCTCCAGCGAGGCACAGCAGACCACGCTGAAGGCGTCCTTCGAGGGCGTCCGCGTCGGCGACGTGATGACGTCCCGCGGCAACCTCCAGACGGTGACCAGCGACACCAGCGTCGCGGACCTGCTGGACCGGATGATGCGCGAGCGCCACGTCGGCTACCCCGTCGTCGACGACGGGAACCTCGTCGGGATGGTGACCCTCGACGACGCCTCGGACATAGACCCGGTCGAGCGCGACGCCTACCGTGTCGAGGACGTGATGACGACGACTGTCGAGACCATACTGGCCGACGCGGAGGCGATGACGGCCTTCCAGCAGATGCAACAGACCGGCATCGGTCGGCTGCCGGTCGTCGACGAGGCCGGCGATGTCGTCGGCCTCGTCTCGCGGACCGACCTCATGCGGGCGTTCAACATCATGCAGGCCCGCGGGACCGCGGGGACCGAGACGGCGTCGATGACCGACCCCTGGGGGCGGTGACTCCCGCGGCTCAGTCTTTGGCACACTCGGTACAGAGGCCGCGCTCACGGGCGTAGTGGGTGGGGCAGACGAGCGCACCACAGCGTGCACACTGGTACTCCGCGGGCGCTCCCTCGCAAATCTGGCAGAGACCGGTGACCGTCATGCTGACACTGGGACCGGGCGACTGCGCGGCCCTCGTCCCCTACTGCGGTCGCGGCGAACAAGAAACCGCCCGCCGCTGACAGCGGCCTGTGGGTCCACCGATGCCAGTCACGCGATGCGGCGACACTAGCACTTTCACTCGGGCCGCCGGAGTATGACGTAGGGTGACTCGACAGTGACGCCTGCGCGGTCCCGAGGGGGGAGGCGAGACGCGTGAGCAGGGCCTGGCCGTCGCTCGACGCAGTCCCGACGTCGCTCTGGCTCGGCGGTGTGGCCGCCGGGACGGTGGTGCTGTTCCTGTTCGCCGTGCAACTGCTCGGGGCGGCGACAGCGGCTGCCGAACCGACGCTCCGCGGGTTGCTCACCCGCCTGGTCGTCGACGGGAGTTCCGCGCTCGGACTGAGCTGGCTCGCGTCGTACGTGCTCGCGAACGGGTCCGTCGTCGCCGCGCTCGCGCTCTCACTGTTCGACGCCGGCCTCCTGACGGCCGAGTCACTGTTCCTGATGGTCGTCGGCTCCCGCCTCGGCGGGGCGGCAATCGTCCTCTTCATCGGTGCGCTGGATTACTTCCAGAAGGACCGCTACTCCCTGCAGGAGGCCGTCAGCATGGGCGTGCTCACCTTCCTGCTGACCCACTCTATCTACGTGCCGGCACTCGCGGTCGGCTATCTCGCCTTCCCGTCGCTGGCGGGGCCGGCGCTGGAGGTGACCGGCGAGTGGACCGTCGCTCTCCGGCCGCTGTCCGTGTTCGACCCCGTGGTCGGTGCCGTGACCGCCGCACTCGGACCGCTGCCGACGTTCGGGCTGGCAGTGGCGCTCCTGTTCGGGAGCCTCAGCCTCTTCGACCGCGTGCTGGAGAGCGTCGACACGAGCGCGCTCCGGGACCACCTGTTCAGGCGGTTCCGTCGGACCTGGCTCTCCTTCGCCTTCGGCGTCCTGATAACGACGGTGACCACGAGCGTCGCTTTCTCGCTGGGCGTCATCGTCCCGCTGTACAACCGCGGGTACGTCGAGCGGGACGAACTCATCCCGTACGTCCTCGGGGCGAATCTCGGGACGCTGTTCGACACGCTCGTCGTCGCAGTCGTACTCGAAACGGCCGTCGGGACCGCCACCGTGTTGCTCGTCCTCGGGACCGCCGCGCTCGTGACGCTCGTCGCACTCGTCTTCCATCGCCCGTACGCGCGTGCCATCAGCGCCGTCGACGACCGGGTGCTCGCGGACCGTCGGGTGTTCGCTGCCTTCCTGGTCGTGCTGGCTGCGACCCCGGTCCTCCTCCTTGCCGTGCCGCTCGTGCTCGCCTGACGGGGCGCAGTATTACTCGCTGGCCGCCCTCGGTACACGTATGGTCGACCACGTGCTCATCCCCACCGACGGCTCGCCACAGGCGCGGGCGGCGCTCCAGTACGCGATGGAAGTTCACGGGAACGCCCGTATCACCGTGTTGCACGTCATCGACTACGTCGAGGAGAGCTACAGCAGCGAGGTGCTGCTGGGTTCCGAGACGCTGCACGCCCGGGCAGAACAGCGGGCCGACGACCTGCTGGCCGACGCGCGCGAGCAGGCCGCCGACCACCCCGGGGGCGTCGAGACGGACACGGTCTACGGCAAACCCGCACGGAGCATCGTCGACTACGCGGCCGACCACGACGTCGACGTCGTGGTCATGGGCTCCCACGGCCGCTCGGGCGTCTCGCGGGTCCTCCTCGGCAGCGTGGCACAGACTGTCGTCCAGCGCGCGTCGGTGCCGGTGACCGTCGTCCGCTGACGGCCCCACCCCGGTCTCTAAAGACGGTCCGCGACCTACGGCCGCTATGACACCACCGACTGTCGTCGCCATCTGCGGGAGTCTCAGGGACGGAAGCTACACGCGCACGGCGTTGCGTCACGCCCTCGATGCCGCCGAGGAACGCGGAGCCGCGACAGAACTCATCGACCTCAGGGAGTTCGACCTGCCGGTGTTCGACCCGGACGACGAGGACGCCGGCGACGCGAATCGACTCCGCGAGCAGGTCCGCGAAGCAGACGCCGTCATCCTCGGCACCCCGATGTACCACGGTTCCTACGCCGCGCCGCTGAAGAACGCGCTCGATTACTGCGGGTTCGACGAGTTCGAGAACGTCACAGTCGGGCTACTGGGCGTCGCTGGCGGGAGTTTCCCCATCACTGCGCTGGAGCACCTCCGGTCGGTCTGTCGGGCGCTCGACGCGTGGGTGCTGCCCTACCAGGCCGCCGTGCCCCGGGCGAGCGGGAAGTTCGAGGACGGCTCCTTCGTCGACGCGGACCTCGCAGAACGCGTCGCCGTCCTCGGTCGCCGGGCAGTCGAGTACAGCGACATCCAGCCCGAC contains:
- a CDS encoding NOP5/NOP56 family protein, with the translated sequence MNEGWYVGVDPDDTDAAAAAIRDGSASGPADWPSRAVEDGFAANAEEYYDTLHAAAMHATREAVRDAERSDDQQLIHALRAMDDCDRQANELAERVAEWAGSRYDDAGTGVEYARELAQRAPESPADERLRALARRVADLADEGDALRGFIERTTPQVAPNLAELAGPVLAARLIALAGGLEPLAKKPSGTLQVLGAEDALFAHLQGGAPSPKHGVIYTHEYVRTTPKANRGSAARALAGKLSIAARVDHYSGDLRPSLAEELADRMERIRARDSQ
- a CDS encoding fibrillarin-like rRNA/tRNA 2'-O-methyltransferase, with the protein product MTLPAGVQRRDIGGQTVLATRGERVSEEATDGEWREWDPRRSKLGAMLEHGLDTGLDGDETVLYLGAAAGTTASHVADFAGPTYAVEFAPRPARDLLDVAAVRPNLFPLLKDARKPETYAHVVEPVDAIVQDVATRGQATVALANRQFLHDDGRLLLAVKARSEDVTADPVTVFDDVRDQLREGYEVLASTRLEPFHDDHLGVVARPR
- a CDS encoding TMEM165/GDT1 family protein; protein product: MAGFVEILVVAFVAQLAVLPGEKVQFIIAGLSTRFNPFVVVAAAGTAFAGWTALEIVVGDAIQGLLPGVVLTLVSAVLFLVFAVMLYRSAPAEGGTATTTDGGYTEFAGNREYSIGGFELPQSVATFVGIFSMMAVGEFGDKTQVVTFTLALEYGATPAIWAGEMLAIIPVSLANALFFHRFAHKLNLRKAHFVAAGLFLFFGLDTLLSVATGFSVWETLVDALAAIVLSFG
- a CDS encoding A/G-specific adenine glycosylase, producing the protein MDETDADTFGSLPVDAVREALVGWYEADHRSFPWRETTDPYEILVSEVMSQQTQLGRVVDAWEAFLDRWPTAAALGDADRSEVVGFWTDHSLGYNNRAKYLHEAARQVETEFDGEFPTDPDGLSELMGVGPYTANAVASFAFDNGDAVVDTNVKRVLYRAFDVPDDDAAFETAARELMPDGESRVWNNAIMELGGVACEKTPRCDEAGCPWREWCHAYGTGDFTAPDVPMQPTFEGSRRQMRGRVVAALKEYDELALDDLGPRVRVDYAPDGEYGREWLLGLLEDLAADGLVDVDRGGDQPAARLQK
- a CDS encoding phosphopantetheine adenylyltransferase, giving the protein MSDTARTAILGGTFTPIHNGHRALLHTAFQAATHGHDGDGHVIVGLTATDLAKETRSDPSHSTLLGPYEKRHDTLDAELGRVSDAYDATYDIIKLTNTHGPAATRSDIDALVVSPEAKAQKRAHELNERRVEDGLHPLEVHTAPFVIAEDGTRISSTRIRNGEIDADGQLLDGQD
- a CDS encoding CBS domain-containing protein, producing the protein MRGIRVGSAFGIPIKLNWSFLLILPLFAVFIAIDIDQLVLVINQVFGTSLSESAVTDGSLPWILGFASATGLFVGVLLHEFGHSLVAMRYGYAIDSITLWLLGGMASFAEFPEDWRHEFWISIAGPVVSVLVGMGSYAAFVLLPASATPLRFVFGYLTILNVVLAVFNLLPAFPMDGGRILRALLARSRSHAQATQLAAEVGKLFAFLMGIFGLFFNWFLILLAFFIYIAASSEAQQTTLKASFEGVRVGDVMTSRGNLQTVTSDTSVADLLDRMMRERHVGYPVVDDGNLVGMVTLDDASDIDPVERDAYRVEDVMTTTVETILADAEAMTAFQQMQQTGIGRLPVVDEAGDVVGLVSRTDLMRAFNIMQARGTAGTETASMTDPWGR
- a CDS encoding sodium:phosphate symporter; translation: MSRAWPSLDAVPTSLWLGGVAAGTVVLFLFAVQLLGAATAAAEPTLRGLLTRLVVDGSSALGLSWLASYVLANGSVVAALALSLFDAGLLTAESLFLMVVGSRLGGAAIVLFIGALDYFQKDRYSLQEAVSMGVLTFLLTHSIYVPALAVGYLAFPSLAGPALEVTGEWTVALRPLSVFDPVVGAVTAALGPLPTFGLAVALLFGSLSLFDRVLESVDTSALRDHLFRRFRRTWLSFAFGVLITTVTTSVAFSLGVIVPLYNRGYVERDELIPYVLGANLGTLFDTLVVAVVLETAVGTATVLLVLGTAALVTLVALVFHRPYARAISAVDDRVLADRRVFAAFLVVLAATPVLLLAVPLVLA
- a CDS encoding universal stress protein yields the protein MVDHVLIPTDGSPQARAALQYAMEVHGNARITVLHVIDYVEESYSSEVLLGSETLHARAEQRADDLLADAREQAADHPGGVETDTVYGKPARSIVDYAADHDVDVVVMGSHGRSGVSRVLLGSVAQTVVQRASVPVTVVR
- a CDS encoding NADPH-dependent FMN reductase, which codes for MTPPTVVAICGSLRDGSYTRTALRHALDAAEERGAATELIDLREFDLPVFDPDDEDAGDANRLREQVREADAVILGTPMYHGSYAAPLKNALDYCGFDEFENVTVGLLGVAGGSFPITALEHLRSVCRALDAWVLPYQAAVPRASGKFEDGSFVDADLAERVAVLGRRAVEYSDIQPDPACFESEENVGAGD